The segment TGCAAAGACAAATCCAACTACTACAACAACAGCACCTGCTGTTACAGCTCCTGTAGTGAAGAAAGAAGAACCAAAGAAAACGGAAAGTTATCTTGAGTACAATAAGGAAGACCTTGCATTAGGTAACAGCTTTGAAAGTAATAAAGGTAAATTGCCGTTCCCGGTTGATAATGGCTATGTGTCTATCAATTTCGGATCATATGTTATTCCGGGTACAAATATTAAAGGCAACCAGGACTTCATTACTATTGCATCGCCTTCAGGGACTTCTGTAAAAGCTTGTTTTGATGGAGAAGTGAGAAGCGTGTTTGATGTTGGCGGTAACACTGCAGTTATCATTCAACACGGTAAATATTTTACTACGTACAGTAATCTTTCATCAACCAATGTAAGCAAAGGACAAACGGTGAAAACAGGCCAGGTGATCGGTCGTGTAGGCACCAACATTGATGGCGATGGTGAACTTAACTTTGTGCTTGCAAGGGAAAATCAAATGATCAATCCAAGTCCCTGGTTAAGGGGTCGCTGATACGTTTACAAAACGTTCGTATAACTCTTCATACAAAGGAACAATGTAGTGAATATCAAATTTTGCTGCTTGTTCCTTTGCTTTTTGTTTGCAGTATTGTAAAAGATCATCATTCTTCAACAACTCAATTCCAAGACGGCTCAGTTCTTCCACATCGCCAATGTTGGCCATAAAACCTGTTTCACCATGAATGTTGATCTCAGGAATGCCGCCGGCATTGCTCGACAGAACCGGAACACCAGCTGCCATTGCTTCCAATGCTGATAAACCAAAGCTTTCATATTCTGATGTAAGCATGAACATATCGGAAATAGCAAGGATCTCTTCCATCTCCTGTTGCTTACCAAGAAAACGAACATCATCACAAATACCTAATTCACGGCAGAGTTCTTCAGCACCCGGTCTGTCTGGTCCATCGCCCACCATCAATAATTTAGAAGGAACAACTTTATTGATATTGGCAAAAATGCGGATGATATCATTCACCCGTTTTACTTTACGGAAGTTACTGGCGTGTGCAATGATCTTTTCGCCGTTTGGTGCCAGCACTTTACGGAAAGCATCCAATGGTTTTTTATCGAAGCGTTGTACATCCACAAAGTTGTGGATCACTTCTATTTCTTTTTCAATAGCGAAGGAATGATAGGTTTCTTTGCGCAGGTTATTTGACACTGCTGTGATAGCATCACTTTCATTGATGGAAAAAGTAACTACAGGTTCAAAAGTTTTATCTTTTCCCACCAGTGTAATATCTGTGCCGTGAAGGGTTGTGATAACCGGGATATCTTTTCCTTTTTTCTTTAAGATCTGTTTGGCCATATAGGCAGCCGATGCATGCGGAATGGCATAGTGTACATGCAAAAGATCAAGGTCGTTGTTGAGCACCACATCCACCATTGTACTTGCCAAGGTAGTTTCATAAGGTGGATAATCGAACAAGGGATAATGTGGCACACGCACTTCGTGGTAAAAGATATTCGTGAAGAAACCACTCAGGCGAACCGGTTGCTGGTACGTAATAAAGTGAACCATATGCCCTTTCTCTGCCAATGCTTTCCCTAATTCTGTTGCCAACACACCGCTACCGCCAAACGTGGGATAACAAACGATACCTATTTTCATGTACTTGTATTTATGATTGAAACAAGCTCACAGGGAGATTGTTTGGTTTATATGGCTGTCATTTTCCGTGCCAGACCATTCATGCTGATGATTTGACAGGTTACAGAGACGAAGTTAGCACTTTCAATCAACAGGCTTTTTTCAGCGCTTGCCGTTCGTCAAAAAAGCAGCCTGTTAACCAACAGCACTTTTTGCAGGTTAACAGAGTTGTTCTACTTTGGACTTTCCAATCAACTCCAACAAAAGCATGAGAACAATTAAAGTAGTAATGGCCTTCTGTTTATTAGGCTTTTCAGCAAATGCACAAAACAAAGATTCGGCTATGTTTAAACGCATTGCCGACGATATTTTCACCAACAGTAAAGCATACGACAATCTGCGTTTTCTCTGTAAACAAGTGGGACCAAGATTAAGTGGCTCACCACAGGCAGAAAAATCCGTGAAAGAAACGTTTCGCATGATGAAAGAACTGGGTGCCGATACTGTGTACCTGCAGGAATGTATGGTGCCCCATTGGGTGCGTGGTGCAAAAGAAAGCGCACTATTGGTTGATGATAAAGGCACTACTTTTTCTCTCAACATTTGTGCGCTTGGTAATAGTGTTGGCACAGGCAAAAAAGGTTTGAAGGCTGAAGTAATTGAAGTGCGTTCGTTCGCCGAACTGGATGCGTTGGGAGAGAAAGGCGTGAAAGGAAAGATCGTGTTTTATAATTTTCCCATGAATCCAACCAATGTTGAAACCTTCCGTTCGTATGGCGAAGCAGGCCAGTTTCGTGGCCGTGGTCCATCAATGGCAGCGAAGTATGGTGCAGTTGGCGCAATGGTTCGTTCACTTGCAAGTAACATTGATGATTATCCGCATACAGGTACAACAACGTATAACGATTCATTTCCGAAAATTCCGGCTATTGCTGTTTCAACCCGTCATGCAGAATATGTAAGTGCTGAGTTGAAAAAGAAAAAGGGGCTGCAAATGTATTTCCGAACAGAATGTGAAATGTTGCCTGATGTAAAAAGCCATAATGTAATTGGAGAGATCAGAGGAACAGAATTTCCAAACGAAGTAATAACTGTTGGAGGTCATCTTGATTCATGGGATCTGGCAGAAGGGGCACATGATGATGGTGCAGGTTGTGTGCAGAGCATGGAAATAATCCGTGTCTATAAAAAACTCGGCATTAAACCTAAGCGCACGATTCGTGTAGTGATGTTTATGAATGAAGAAAATGGTTTACGTGGCGGTCGTAAGTATGCTGAGGTAGCAACAGCAGAAAAAAATAAGAAATTCATTTTTGCATTGGAAAGCGATGCAGGAGGTTTTACGCCAAGAGCATTTGGTTTTACAGCAGAAGAACCGGTGTTAAATAAACTCCGCAATTGGGTGCCGTTGTTTAAGCCATATGGTGTGTATGAATTTTCAGCCGGTGGAGGTGGAGCAGATATTGGTCCGTTGAGACCATTAGGTACAACACTTGCCGGGCTTCGTCCTGATTCACAACGTTACTTCGATCATCACCATGCAGCCAACGATACTTTCGAAATGGTGAGCAAACGTGAACTGGAACTTGGTGCAATCAATATGGTGTTGCTGTTGTATGTAGTTGATCAATACGGGTTATAAAATAAAAAGAGTGTGAATGAATTAATCTCATTCACACTCTTTGTTTAATACTTCAACCACTTTCTTATAGTACTCAACTGCTCTTTCTGGTGTGCGGCCAATAGAAACCAATCCAACTTTCCCGAACTGAGAGAGCGCACTGATCAGGTGAAACATCACACCTTCTTCCTGCGCATTGCTGTAATGCAGATCGTTCAGCATGGCAATATCGATCAGGTCATGCGGAGTTAATCCTTTATAACAATCACGTTGCAGATTATCGGTCGCAAAATAATAGCGCTTCTTTCCATCGGGCATAAAGTATTCTCCTTTTTCAGGATCATAATCACCTTCAGTTAAAAACTGCAACATTAAATATGGATGAGTAGTACCGCCTTTCCGTAAGTTGATCTCAATGGCATAATGTTTAAATTCATTGTCCACTTTTACACTCATAAAGTCAACTGCAAAACGACCAAGTACGCCTTTCTCCTTTAAGCCTTCTGCAATAACAAATCCTAAACGGCCGATCTCTCTTGCATAAATTTTATCCGCCGGAAAGGTAGCACCTAAAAATACCTGGCTGTTTTCGCCTCCCAGCATTTGATCATGGGTTGATAGTACCGATGCATTCCCGGCCGGATCGATCAAACATTGAACAGATGGTGATGTAATAATCTCTGCTTCCAAAAATTCTTCTACGATGCCTTCCATCTGCTCAAACTTTTTAAAGAACAGTTCACTTGTAAGGTTGGCAGCTACAATTTTTAATTGCTGATCAATGTGCTCAGCTAACCAGCTTGGTAATGAATCATCAGTCGGGGCACCTTCATATGAGAACACTGCATTGCCTTCACCCGAAAAGCCATCGTTCATTTTTACAACTGCTTTTCTTAATGCTGGTTTTTGTTGTTTGAGTGATGTAAGACAATCGATCACTTCTGCTTTATTTTTTACATCTTCAAACCCATCTGGTGTAAGTATGTTCAATGATTTGAATAATTTTCTACTTGCACTTTTTGTTCCTAAATAATTCAACTCAGGATCGCAACCATATAATGGAATTTGTAATTGTAACGCAAGTGACTGTTCATGTTCTGTTACATTGAAGCAGGTAATATGTGCAGGCGAGTTTGGGTCGATCAGTTGTTTGATTCGTTCAATCATTCTCGGCCTTTGCAGAATTTTTTCAGTGAGTGGTGTTGAAGAAGCATCAAAACAACTAAGCAGAATTAACCGCTGTCTTGCATGATAACCTGTAATGCCCGGTAACAGGTGCAGGTAGTAATCAATGATCGCCGGATCAATGGGCACACTTGTTACGTAAATAACTCTTGTGCGTGGCATACGTAACAACATGAGCAGGCAAAGCAAACGCTCTTCATAAAACACATGCCCTTTAACTTTTGAAAGAATGGTGTGATCCAATGTAAGACTTGGAATGACCACAACGGTTCGTGGTGCCAGCTTATCAGGAAAAGTTATTCTGAACTGTTCACGAAGCTGTTCTTTTAACTCATTGAACAATGCTTTGTCTTTTGCACTCAATGTATGAACATGAGCGATTGACGGCTCACTTTCTATTGATGGATGTTGCTGTATGATGTCGGGCATACCACAATATAGAAAATGAACGGAAGGATGTCAAGCTCGTGTTTCGTTAATAAAGCATTCAATTCCCAGAAAAAAATCACCTTCCATGTTAGTTCAGGTGTAAAGATTCCTGTGAGTCGTGCAGGTTATCCAAAGTTGAAAGCGATGCTTGGGTTGTAGCAGCATCGCTTTCAACTAATTTCTCAAGAGCTCTCATTATCCTTCAGACGAGGGAGTCAGACGTTGCGTACTTCGTACTTTGTTCTCACCATTCCTGCCCAACCCAAACCGCACCACCAATACTATCACGCAAAGCACCTGTATCAGCGGCAAGCATATTATTGTCTTCACGCCAGCGGA is part of the Lacibacter sediminis genome and harbors:
- the bshA gene encoding N-acetyl-alpha-D-glucosaminyl L-malate synthase BshA produces the protein MKIGIVCYPTFGGSGVLATELGKALAEKGHMVHFITYQQPVRLSGFFTNIFYHEVRVPHYPLFDYPPYETTLASTMVDVVLNNDLDLLHVHYAIPHASAAYMAKQILKKKGKDIPVITTLHGTDITLVGKDKTFEPVVTFSINESDAITAVSNNLRKETYHSFAIEKEIEVIHNFVDVQRFDKKPLDAFRKVLAPNGEKIIAHASNFRKVKRVNDIIRIFANINKVVPSKLLMVGDGPDRPGAEELCRELGICDDVRFLGKQQEMEEILAISDMFMLTSEYESFGLSALEAMAAGVPVLSSNAGGIPEINIHGETGFMANIGDVEELSRLGIELLKNDDLLQYCKQKAKEQAAKFDIHYIVPLYEELYERFVNVSATP
- a CDS encoding M20/M25/M40 family metallo-hydrolase gives rise to the protein MRTIKVVMAFCLLGFSANAQNKDSAMFKRIADDIFTNSKAYDNLRFLCKQVGPRLSGSPQAEKSVKETFRMMKELGADTVYLQECMVPHWVRGAKESALLVDDKGTTFSLNICALGNSVGTGKKGLKAEVIEVRSFAELDALGEKGVKGKIVFYNFPMNPTNVETFRSYGEAGQFRGRGPSMAAKYGAVGAMVRSLASNIDDYPHTGTTTYNDSFPKIPAIAVSTRHAEYVSAELKKKKGLQMYFRTECEMLPDVKSHNVIGEIRGTEFPNEVITVGGHLDSWDLAEGAHDDGAGCVQSMEIIRVYKKLGIKPKRTIRVVMFMNEENGLRGGRKYAEVATAEKNKKFIFALESDAGGFTPRAFGFTAEEPVLNKLRNWVPLFKPYGVYEFSAGGGGADIGPLRPLGTTLAGLRPDSQRYFDHHHAANDTFEMVSKRELELGAINMVLLLYVVDQYGL
- a CDS encoding peptide ligase PGM1-related protein, which encodes MPDIIQQHPSIESEPSIAHVHTLSAKDKALFNELKEQLREQFRITFPDKLAPRTVVVIPSLTLDHTILSKVKGHVFYEERLLCLLMLLRMPRTRVIYVTSVPIDPAIIDYYLHLLPGITGYHARQRLILLSCFDASSTPLTEKILQRPRMIERIKQLIDPNSPAHITCFNVTEHEQSLALQLQIPLYGCDPELNYLGTKSASRKLFKSLNILTPDGFEDVKNKAEVIDCLTSLKQQKPALRKAVVKMNDGFSGEGNAVFSYEGAPTDDSLPSWLAEHIDQQLKIVAANLTSELFFKKFEQMEGIVEEFLEAEIITSPSVQCLIDPAGNASVLSTHDQMLGGENSQVFLGATFPADKIYAREIGRLGFVIAEGLKEKGVLGRFAVDFMSVKVDNEFKHYAIEINLRKGGTTHPYLMLQFLTEGDYDPEKGEYFMPDGKKRYYFATDNLQRDCYKGLTPHDLIDIAMLNDLHYSNAQEEGVMFHLISALSQFGKVGLVSIGRTPERAVEYYKKVVEVLNKECE